TTCGTCGGCCTCGGAGACGACCAGGGCGGCCCCGGTGGAGTTGCTCACCTTGACGCCGTTGAGGATCAGGCGCACGGTGCCCTCACCCACGGAGGCGACGACGATTTGCCCGTCATCGAGGGTGCCGCTGAGTTCGTAGGTTCCGGCGGCCGTGATGGTCACGGTGCTGCCGGAGATGGTCACCGCCCCGCTGTCTTCGGAGGCGCTGTCGGTCGAGGCACTGTCGCCGTCGAGGGTGATCGACACCACGTCGGCGTCGTCCCACTCGTAGTCGGCGGCGTCGTCATGGGTCTGCTGGTTCGCGGCCAGCACCTCGGCGGCGGTGGTGGACGTGTCCACGGCGACGGCGGCCGTGGCGGAGGCGCTGGTGCTGCCGGTCGACTCGGCGGTCCCGGCGACGGCGGTGCATCCGGTCAGCAGGGCCGCGGTGACGAGGAACGGCAGCACCCGGTAGGTACAGGCCTGCACACCGTAGCGGCGGTTGCCGGGCACGGATGGCGCGGCGGGTGATTTCTTCATGGGGGTACTCACAATCGATGGGTGTCCGCGCTGGGGCGGTGGTCAGGAGGTGGGGAGTGCCGGCGCGAGGGGCGCCTAACGGAAGTACCGGCGCAGGACGGGGGCCCATTTGTTGCCGGGGAGATCGGCGCGAAGAGCCGCCATGCCGGTGCCGTACTTCGAGATGCTGGCCGGCCGGTGCCCGTGCGCCCAGAGGATCCGGTCGACCGCGGAGGCCCGCGAGCCGGACTTGGTCTCCACGATCGCCAGGTGCGGCCGGTCCAGCCGGAGCGGCTGAGCGCCGGTGGGCGTGGCGGCCCAGGACAGGCCCGTGTCGATCGTGGCCCGGCTGCTGGACTCCGGAACGAACAGGGTCGTGCGCAGGTAGCGGGTGGTGAGCGTGGGCACGAGGTCCTGCCCCTCCGCACCGCGGATCTCGGCCTCGTCCAGCACCGTGTCGGTGTATCGGCGGCCCTCTCTGGTGAGGGTGCCCCGGTCGTCGATCCCGTAGGGCAGGCGGTCCTTGACGGTCACGCCGCGGCCACCGCGGGTCTTCACCTCGAGGTAGCTCTGGGCGGAGTCGACGTAGGTGCGCGTACGGATCTTGAACCGGCGCCGACGCGGATGCGCCGCCATCAGGAAGCTGGTGAGCTCCGGGGTATCGAAATACACCGATTCGTACGCCGACGACCGCACCCCGTCGATGTCCAGCACCCGCACGCAGGGGTCGAGGTCGGCCAGGACACCGCCGAGCTCGCTCCGCGGCAACACGTACTTGCGGTCGACCCGGGTGAGCAGTCCCGCGCGGTCGGTTAGTTCGGCCAAGTCGATGGTGCCGAGGCCACCGAGCGGCAGGTCGAGCACGGTGCTCATCGGTTCGTCTCCTGGAGGAGCGTGACACCGGTGCTGGGCCGCGGAGCCGGGGCGGGTGCCGAGGAACGCTGGGCTCCCACCTGGTACCGCACGTCGACGACAGTGGTGTCATTGACGAGGTCGAGACTGCGCACGTGCACGCCGTGCACCCGGGCGCCGAGCAGTCCCTCGAGATGGGCGATGAGGGCGGACTCGTCGGGCATCGCCGCGTCCAGCACCACGGTCTGCTGACGGTAGCTGCGGAACAGCCGGGGGTTGTCGCCGAAGTAGACGACGGCCACGATGAGAGCCATCAACACGACGGTGAGCACTGAGGGCTCGGTGCTCAGGCCGGCGAGCAGCCCCATGGCGAGGGCGGCGAAATAATAGGCCACTTCGTGCTGCTCGATCTCGCTGGAGCGCAGCCGGATGATCGAGAGCACACCGAAGAGGCCGAGGCCCAGCCCCACACCCACGGTGCTCGACGCGAGCACCTGGGCCACGGCCAGCACGCCGACGTTGACGATGAGGTACGCGACGACGAGGTCTCGACGGCGGTGACGTGGAAAATACAGCCCGAACGTGAGCAGGCTGATGAAGAGCAGATCGATCAGGATGATCGCGGCCTGCAACATGGTGTCCTCCAAATGAACTATCGGTAACGCAACGATGTCCATCTAGCCGGAGGCGCTTATGAGCCGGCTATGCCCGGGTTATGAGCCACTGCTGAGCCGGCCCGGCCGGCCCGGACACCCCGGTCACGACATCCGGGTCTCGTAATGTCGGCGGGTGTGCAGTAAACTTCGAACATATGTTCTACAAGTCGAGGTGATGCCCCATGAGTGTGATCAATGAGACCGTTGCGGTCTGGGTGACCCCGGAGGGCTCCCCCGTGCGACTGGTTTGGCGAGCCCGCCGGTTCCGCGTGACCGACACCCCCACGCCGTTGACGGCATCGGCGTCGCTGCCCGACGAATTGCTGCATTTCCTCACCCATCCGCCCAAACCCGTGGCGGCCTGGCGGTGCCAGGGCACCGCCGATGACGGCACCTCGCTGGTCTTCGACATCCAGCACGACGACGGCCGGGGTCGCTGGCAGCTCTTGCGCACCTTCGACTAACGGGCGCGGGCGGCACCGGAGCCTCCATTCCGCCCGGCCGGATGCGGCGCTAGGCTCCCACCGACAAGGGAGGCGCCGTGAACGTCGAGAGCAATGACACCGGCCGCAGCAACACCGGCAGTACTGGCCTGGGCAGCGCAGGACTGGGCAGCGCAGGACACGCGGATTCCGCCGGCATCGGGCACAGCGTGCAGCCGGTGCCGCCACCGCCGCCGAACCCCCGCCAGCAGTGGGAGGCGCGCATCACGTTCCTGCGCAGCCGGGCCGCGGTCGCCCGGGCGGAGGTGGCGGCCATCGAGGCCATGCACCGCGACCCCGACACCCTGGAGGACCTGCTGTCCAACGCCTCTCCCGAGGAGGTGGCAATGGCCGAGGCCGTGGAGCACCGGATCAGCGAGCGCGTCATCGCCGCCCGGCAGGTGGCCGACGCTGCCGAGGCGGACTACGAACGCGCCCTGCTCGACGGCGCCGACCAGAGTACGGACGACTCGGTCTAGCATCGCGCGGCCGCGGTTCCCGGCCGCGTCACCCGCGCCGGCCGGGCCCGCTCCGCCGGTTAGGTCGTCACCCGGGTGAGCGTCGGCCAGGTGCCCGTCGCCGCCGCAGTCTCGGCCTCCTTGATCAGGTGCACGGTCTTCAGGAAGGAGTCCGGGTTGAGCGAGATCGAGTCGATGCCCTCCCCGACGAGGAACTGGGCGAAATCCGGGTAGTTGCTGGGCCCCTGCCCGCAGATGCCGATCTTGATGCCGGCCGCGTGCGCCTTCTCGATGGCCTCGCTGATCATCCGGGTCACGGCCTCATTGCGTTCGTCGAAGAGGGCCGCCAGGTCGCCGGAGTCCCGGTCGACACCGAGCACCAGCTGGGTGAGGTCGTTGGAGCCGATGGAGAACCCGTCGAACCGGGTGGCGAACTGCTCGGCCAGGATCACATTGGCCGGGATCTCGCACATCATGTAGACCTGCAGGCCGTTCTGTCCGCGCACCAGGCCGTTCTCCGCCATCACCGCGAGCACCTTGTCGGCCTCGGTCGTGGTGCGGCAGAAGGGCACCATCACGATCACATTGCTGAAGCCGATCTGCTCGCGCACGCGCTTGAGCGCCCGGCATTCCAGCGCGAACCCCTCGGCGTACTTCGGGTCGTAGTACCGGGAGGCGCCCCGGAAGCCCAGCATCGGGTTCTCCTCGCCCTGCTCGAAGACGTCACCGCCGATCAGGTGCGCGTACTCGTTCGATTTGAAGTCGCTCAGCCGCACGATCACCGGATGCGGGTGGTACGGCGCCCCCAGCTTGGCGATGCCCAGCGCCAGAGTGTTCACGAAGTACTCGCCGAGGTCGTCGTACCCGCGGGTGAGCTCGGCGATCTGGCGCAGCACGGCCGGATCGGTCACCCGCTCCGGGTGCACGAGCGCCATGGGGTGGATCTTGATGAGGTTGTTGATGATGAACTCCATCCGCGCCAGCCCCACCCCCGCCGTGGGCAGCCGCCACCATTCGAACGCCGCGGCCGGGCTGGCGATGTTGACCATCACCTGGGTGCGGGTGATCGGCACAGCCCCCAGGTCGATCTGTTCGGTCTCCGAGGCCAGGATGCCTGCGTACACGAAGCCCTCATCACCCTCGGCGCAGGAGATCGTGATGGGCGCGTTCTCGGTGAGCACCTCGGTGGCGTTGCGGGTGCCGACCACGGCCGGCACACCGAGTTCCCGGCTGACGATGGCGGCGTGGCTCGTGGGGCCGCCGTGGTCGGTGATGATCCCGGCCGCCCGCGTCATGATGGGCACCCAGTCGGGGTCGGTCATCTCGGTCACCAGGATCGCGCCGTCCCGGAACTTCTCGATGTCGGCGGGGTCGCGGATCACGCAGGCCGTGCCGGAGGCGATGCTGTCGCCGATGGCGACGCCGGACACCAGCACGGGCCCGCTCTCGATCAGTCGGCTCACCGAGAACCGGGTGAGGCTCTTCTGCGAGTGCACTGTCTCCGGCCGGGCCTGCACCAGGAACAGTTCACCGGTGATCCCGTCCTTGGCCCACTCCATGTCCATCGCCCGGCCGTAGTGGTCCTCCACGATGTGCGCCCAGCGGCCCAGCTGCACGATTTCGGCGTTGTCGAGCACGAAGGCTCGGCGTTCCCGCTCGGGAGTGTCGATGACCCGGGTGCGCGCGCTGCCGCCCTCGGCGTAGGTCATCTTGCGATCCTTCCGCCCCAGGGTCTTCTCGATGATCGGTTCGCAGTCGGGTTCGGCGAGCAGCGCCTTGAAGACCAGGTACTTGTCGGGGTCCACCGCGCCCTGCACCACGGTCTCGCCCAGCCCCCAGGCGGCGCTGATCACCGCGGCGCCCGGGAAGCCGGTGTCGGTGTCGATGGAGAACATCACGCCGGATCCGGCCAGGTCGCTGCGCACCATCCGCTGCACGCCGATCGACAGCGCGACCTCGAGGTGGTCGAAGTTCTTCACCTCGCGGTAGCTGATGGCACGGTCGGTGAACAACGACGCGTAGCAACGGCGGCAGGCGTCGAGCAGGTCCCGCTCGCCGCTGACGTTGAGGAAGGTCTCCTGCTGGCCGGCGAAGCTGGCATCCGGCAGGTCTTCGGCCGTGGCGCTGCTGCGCACGGCCACGGGCAGGTTGGGCACCCCGGCCTCTGTCGACAGCGTGCGGTAGAACACCCGGATGTCGTCGGCAATCGCCGCAGGGAACTCCCCGGCCAGGAACGCCTCACGCAACCACAGACCGGTCTGGCGCAGCGAGGATCGGCCGGAGTGATAGCGGTCGATCTGTTCGCGGATCACGCTCTCGAGCCCGTTGGCCGCGACGAAGGCACGGTACGCGTCGGCCGTCGTGGCGAAGCCGTTGGGCACCCGCACGCCGCGGGCCGCGAGCGAGCGCACCATCTCGCCCAGGGATGCGTTCTTGCCGCCGACCTGAGGAACGTCCGTCAGCCCGATGGTATTGAACCAGACAACTTCGCGACCACGCATGAGTCCTCCCGCGTTCAGAGCCGGCGCCTAATTCGCCGGCAGCGGCAACCTACTGCGCTCCAGCGGCGGCGGCTAGGAGCGTGGCGGCGGGACGGGACGGGGCCCGTCGATTATCGTCGGAGGATGAACTCCACGCTGCCCCCGGTGTCCCTCCGTCCCGTGCTCGACACGGACACCGCCCAGTTACTCGAACTCAACAGCGCCGCGGTGCCGGCCGTCAACGACCTCGACGTCGACGAGCTCACGGTGCTCCTCGCAGCATGCCACAGCGCCGTCGCCGTCACGACCGACACCGAACCGGGCACCGTGCTGGGCTTCGTGATCCTCTTCGCTGCCGGCGCCGACTACGCCAGCGAGAACTACCGGTGGTTCTCCCGCCGCACCGACTCCTTCCTGTACGTCGACCGCATCATCGTGGCGCCGGATCACCGCGGCCTCGGCCTGGGCGCGCACCTCTATTCGGCCGTCTTCGACGCCGCGCGGGCCCTGGGCACCGACGTGGTGTTCTGCGAGGTCAACCTGCGCCCGGCCAACCCGGAGTCGCTGGCCTTCCACGACCGCCTGGGCTTCACCGAAATCGGCCAGCAGGCAACGAAAAATGATTCCGTGCTGGTGTCGCTGCTCAGCGCCGACGTCTCGCAGGTGCGTTCGGCACCGCCCGAGTAGCCGGCCGGGATACGCTGAGCCACATGAAGCACGCCAGCGCCGGCACCGGCATCGACCTTCCTCCCGGCCTCGACGGCTGGGCGGGCCGGCAGCGCTGGTTCGCCGGCAAGGGCCACAGCCCGGTTCTGACCAGCATCGGCCAGTGGGCGCTGCCCAGCACCGAGCCGGGCGTGCGCATCCGGTGCCATCTGGTGCTCGACACCGCCAGCCGGTTCTCCACGGTGTACCAGCTGCCGCTGACGGAGCGTGCCACCCCGTTGCCCCAGACCGGGCCGAGCGGGTCCGGAGCGAACGAGTCCGCCTCTCCGGCCCTCATCGCGCGGGTCACCGGCGTCGACGGACTCCCCCGGTACGTGTACGACGCCACCCACGACCCCGCCTACGCGGCGGGGTTACTGGGCTTCGTCGTGTCCGGCGGGGCGGCTCCGGCCGTCGACCACACCGGCATGAACGCGCGGGGCGAGACGATTCGCACGCCGGCCGCCGGCGTCCTGCGCGGGCTCACGGTGGTGGCCAGCCGGGTCCTCAGCGGGGAGCAGTCGAACACCTCGATCATCGTCGACCTCGCCGGCCCCGACGGCCGGCCCGGCCGGCCGGTGATCTGCAAGGTGTTCCGGGTCGTGGCCGACGGCCAGAACCCGGATGTGTCGGTGCAGTCCGCCCTCGCCCTTGCCGGGTCCCGGTTCGTGCCCGAGCCCATCGGAACGGTGTGGGCCGAGTGGACGGGTCCGCTCGCGGCGACCCGGAGCAGCGGCCATCTGGCCTTCGTCCAGGAGTTCCTGCCCGGGGTCGAAGACGCCTGGCGAGTCGCGCTGGGCGCCGCGGCCGTCGGCGAGGACTTCTCCGGCCCGGCGCGCGCGCTGGGGGCGGCGACGGCCGCCGTGCACCGGGATCTGGCGCGGGTGTTCCCCACCGTCGAATCCACGCCCGACGTCGTCGACCAGCTCTGCTCCTCGATGCGGGAGCGCTACCGCCTGGCCGCGCGTGAGGTGCCGGAACTTGCCCGGCACGGTGACGCCGTGGCCGGCGTTTTCGCCCGCGCCCAGGCGGTGTCCTGGCCCCGGTTGCAACGCATCCACGGCGATTACCACCTCGGTCAGGTCCTCGACGCGCCCGGGCGCGGCTGGGTGCTGATCGACTTCGAGGGCGAACCGCTCCGGCCCCTGTCCGAACGCACCCTGCCGGATATCCCGCTGCGGGACGTGGCGGGCATGCTGCGGTCGTTCTCGTATGTGGGCGCGACCATCGCCAGGCGTGATCCGGCCGCCGGTCCCGCCGCACTCGCCTGGACAGCGAGTGCCCGGGCCGCCTTCCTGCAGGGGTACCGTGAGCAGGACGGCGATTCGCTCACCGGCCAGGAACCGTTGCTGGCGGCGTTCGAGCTCGACAAGGCCATCTACGAGAGCGTCTACGAGTCCCGGAACCGGCCCTCCTGGTTGCCCATCCCGCTGCTGGCCGTCAGCCGCCTGATCAACGACGCCGCGGCGCGGGCGCTGACCCTGGAGGGCGTCCGCCTCGAACCGGACGCCCAGGGGCACCCGGCCCGCCGCACGCCCTAACGATCGCCGTCCGACACCTCGGTGAACAGGGCGCCCTGCGCCGCGGCCGACCCTGATGCACCGCCACCGCGGCCGCGCAGCAGGAACGCCAGTCCCACGGCGGCGACCGCGCCGGCGAGGGGGCCGGCCAGGTACACCCAGTAGTCCGTGAAGTCCCAGCCGACCAGATCGGGTCCAAAGGTGCGCGCTGGATTCATCGACGCCCCGGAGAGCGGGCTCCCCCAGAGGCCGGCGAGGACGATGTAGGCGCCGACGCCGAACGCCCCGAACAGGCCCACGTTCTGGGCGCCGGACGCCGTGCCGAGGATCACGCTCACCAAGCCGAGGGTGAGGATGGCTTCCATCCAGAAGGCGGCCCAGGTGGAGTAGCCGCTGGCCGGGTAGTTGGACCCGGCGGTGGCCGACACCCCGATCACGGCTCTGAGCACGAGAGCGGCGAGAGCGGCTCCGGCCAGCTGCACGACGATGTAGCCCGGAACCCGCCACCACGGGAAGTCACCGCGGAGCGCGAAGGCGATGCTCACGGCGGGATTGAGGTGCGCCCCCGACACCTTGCCCATGAACAGGATGACCCCGAGCACCATCAGCCCGGGCGCGGTGACGGCCGCGCTGCGGTCGATCACGCCGGGGAACGCCTGGCCCATCATGCCGCCACCGGCCGCCACGAGCACGAGGAGGAAGGTGCCGTAGAGCTCGGCGAAGAGCCGGCGCCACTCCTGTCGGGGATCGGAGAAGTCCTGGATGCGGGTGAGAACGGATTTCGGAACGAGTTCGGTCGTCTGGCTCATCTGCTGCTCCCGTCAGCGGGCGGAGCGGACCTCCGCACGCTGGGGAACATACCCGCCGTGGGGCCGGGGCGCGAAGCCCCGGCCCCACTGGATCAGGACCGCTTCTTGAGCTCCGGGAACTGGTCGTCGCGCCACTCCTCGGCCAGCCGCACGTTCGCGGCCGCCGCGTCGTTCTCCCTGGCCCGCAGTTCCACCCGGCGGATCTTGCCCGAGTTGGTCTTGGGCAACTCGAAGAACTCCACCCGGCGCACCCGCATATAGGGCGGCAACCCGTTGCGGGCGTGTCGCAGCACGGCCAGCGCCGTCTCGGCGTCCGGAGCCCATCCTGCGGCCAGGGCCACGTAGGCCTTGGCGATGTTCAGCCGGGTGTCGTCCGGGGCGGGAACGACCGCCGCCTCCATCACGGCGGGGTGCTCGATCAGCACGCTCTCCACCTCGAACGGCGACACCTTGTAGTCCGACGACTTGAAGATGTCGTCGGTGCGGCCGATGAAGGTGAGGTAGCCGTTCTCGTCGCGGTTGGCGACGTCGCCGGTGTGGAAGTACCCGTCCCGCAGTACCTCGGCGCTGCGCGTGGTGTCGCCGTGATACCCCGACATCAGGTTGACGGCCAGCGTGGTGAGGTCCAGGCAGATCTCGCCCTCCTCGGTCAGCTCCCCCGTGATCGGGTCGACCAGGACCACGGCCACACCGGGCAGCGGCAACCCCATCGACCCTGCCTTCAGGCGCGAGCCGGGGACGTTGCCGACGATCGCGGTGGTCTCGGTCTGGCCGTAGCCGTCCCGGATGGTCAGCCCCCAGGCGCGCTGGATCTGACTGATCACCTCGGGGTTGAGCGGCTCCCCCGCCGAGAGGATCTCGCGGAGGTTCGCCGGTTTCGCGCCCACATCCGACTGGATCAGCATCCGCCACACCGTCGGCGGCGCGCAGAAGGTGCTCACGGCGGCGCGGTGCAACTGGCTGGCCAGAGCGGCCGGATCGAATCGCGAGTAGTTGTAGATGAACACCGTGGCCTCGGCGATCCACGGCGAGAAGAAGCAGCTCCAGGCGTGCTTGCCCCACCCCGGCGAGCTGATCGCCAGGTGCACGTCGCCGGGCCGGAGGCCCAGCCAGTACATGGTGGTGAGGTGGCCGACCGGGTACGAGGTCTGGCTGTGCACGACCATCTTGGGCTTGCTCGTGGTGCCCGAGGTGAAGTAGATCAACGAGGGGTCGTCGGAGCCGACGGGCACGTCGACCTTGCCCGTCGCTGCCCGCAGGGAGTCCGCGTAGTCGGTCCAGCCCGCGGCGGGCTCGCCGACGCAGATGCGCGAGAAGCCGCCATCGACGCCGTCGAACTTCGCGGTGTCCTCGGTGTTGGCGATGACATGCTGCACGCCGGCGCGCAGTACCCGGTCGGCCAGGTCGGTCGTGCCCAGCACCGTCGAGGTGGGCAGGATGACCGCGCCCACCTTCATGATGGCGAGCATGGTCTCCCACAGCTCCACCTGGTTGCCGAGCATGAGCATCACGTGGTCACCCTTGCGCACCCCGTGCGTCAGGAGCCAGCTGGCGACCTGGTCGGAGCGGGTGACCATCTCGTCGAAGCTCACCTTGAGTTCACGGCCGTCTTCTTCGACGATCCACAGGGCGGTCTTGTCGTTTCCGGTGCCGATCACGTCGAACCAGTCGACCGCCCAGTTGAAGCTGTCGCCTACATCGGGCCAGACGAAGGCGGCGGATGCGCCCGGGTGATCGCTGCGCAGCTCGAGGAGCTGGTCGCGGGCGCGGCGGAAGTTGGTCGTGCTCGTGCGCTCAGTCATTCCTCCATCATCCTCACCTGTGGATGCCCGCACCGGCATGAACGACCAGTCTTCCTGAGAATTCGTGCAAGAGCTTGTATTCGGGCCCAGGCGGGTGAGACTCGGGGCATGGCAGTCGCAGCCCCCGTCTCCCCCATGCTCGCCCGCGCGGTCGACACCGTGCCCGAGCCGGAGAGCGTGCCCGGGGGCCTCAGCTACGAACCCAAGTGGGACGGTTTCCGCAGCATCGTCTCCTTCGACGGCACCGTGAGCGCAATCGGCAGCCGGGGCTCCAAGATGCTCACCCGGTATTTTCCCGAGCTGACCT
This is a stretch of genomic DNA from Cryobacterium soli. It encodes these proteins:
- a CDS encoding VTC domain-containing protein, whose translation is MSTVLDLPLGGLGTIDLAELTDRAGLLTRVDRKYVLPRSELGGVLADLDPCVRVLDIDGVRSSAYESVYFDTPELTSFLMAAHPRRRRFKIRTRTYVDSAQSYLEVKTRGGRGVTVKDRLPYGIDDRGTLTREGRRYTDTVLDEAEIRGAEGQDLVPTLTTRYLRTTLFVPESSSRATIDTGLSWAATPTGAQPLRLDRPHLAIVETKSGSRASAVDRILWAHGHRPASISKYGTGMAALRADLPGNKWAPVLRRYFR
- a CDS encoding DUF4956 domain-containing protein: MLQAAIILIDLLFISLLTFGLYFPRHRRRDLVVAYLIVNVGVLAVAQVLASSTVGVGLGLGLFGVLSIIRLRSSEIEQHEVAYYFAALAMGLLAGLSTEPSVLTVVLMALIVAVVYFGDNPRLFRSYRQQTVVLDAAMPDESALIAHLEGLLGARVHGVHVRSLDLVNDTTVVDVRYQVGAQRSSAPAPAPRPSTGVTLLQETNR
- the ppsA gene encoding phosphoenolpyruvate synthase, producing MRGREVVWFNTIGLTDVPQVGGKNASLGEMVRSLAARGVRVPNGFATTADAYRAFVAANGLESVIREQIDRYHSGRSSLRQTGLWLREAFLAGEFPAAIADDIRVFYRTLSTEAGVPNLPVAVRSSATAEDLPDASFAGQQETFLNVSGERDLLDACRRCYASLFTDRAISYREVKNFDHLEVALSIGVQRMVRSDLAGSGVMFSIDTDTGFPGAAVISAAWGLGETVVQGAVDPDKYLVFKALLAEPDCEPIIEKTLGRKDRKMTYAEGGSARTRVIDTPERERRAFVLDNAEIVQLGRWAHIVEDHYGRAMDMEWAKDGITGELFLVQARPETVHSQKSLTRFSVSRLIESGPVLVSGVAIGDSIASGTACVIRDPADIEKFRDGAILVTEMTDPDWVPIMTRAAGIITDHGGPTSHAAIVSRELGVPAVVGTRNATEVLTENAPITISCAEGDEGFVYAGILASETEQIDLGAVPITRTQVMVNIASPAAAFEWWRLPTAGVGLARMEFIINNLIKIHPMALVHPERVTDPAVLRQIAELTRGYDDLGEYFVNTLALGIAKLGAPYHPHPVIVRLSDFKSNEYAHLIGGDVFEQGEENPMLGFRGASRYYDPKYAEGFALECRALKRVREQIGFSNVIVMVPFCRTTTEADKVLAVMAENGLVRGQNGLQVYMMCEIPANVILAEQFATRFDGFSIGSNDLTQLVLGVDRDSGDLAALFDERNEAVTRMISEAIEKAHAAGIKIGICGQGPSNYPDFAQFLVGEGIDSISLNPDSFLKTVHLIKEAETAAATGTWPTLTRVTT
- a CDS encoding GNAT family N-acetyltransferase, translated to MNSTLPPVSLRPVLDTDTAQLLELNSAAVPAVNDLDVDELTVLLAACHSAVAVTTDTEPGTVLGFVILFAAGADYASENYRWFSRRTDSFLYVDRIIVAPDHRGLGLGAHLYSAVFDAARALGTDVVFCEVNLRPANPESLAFHDRLGFTEIGQQATKNDSVLVSLLSADVSQVRSAPPE
- a CDS encoding maltokinase N-terminal cap-like domain-containing protein: MKHASAGTGIDLPPGLDGWAGRQRWFAGKGHSPVLTSIGQWALPSTEPGVRIRCHLVLDTASRFSTVYQLPLTERATPLPQTGPSGSGANESASPALIARVTGVDGLPRYVYDATHDPAYAAGLLGFVVSGGAAPAVDHTGMNARGETIRTPAAGVLRGLTVVASRVLSGEQSNTSIIVDLAGPDGRPGRPVICKVFRVVADGQNPDVSVQSALALAGSRFVPEPIGTVWAEWTGPLAATRSSGHLAFVQEFLPGVEDAWRVALGAAAVGEDFSGPARALGAATAAVHRDLARVFPTVESTPDVVDQLCSSMRERYRLAAREVPELARHGDAVAGVFARAQAVSWPRLQRIHGDYHLGQVLDAPGRGWVLIDFEGEPLRPLSERTLPDIPLRDVAGMLRSFSYVGATIARRDPAAGPAALAWTASARAAFLQGYREQDGDSLTGQEPLLAAFELDKAIYESVYESRNRPSWLPIPLLAVSRLINDAAARALTLEGVRLEPDAQGHPARRTP
- a CDS encoding MIP/aquaporin family protein; the protein is MSQTTELVPKSVLTRIQDFSDPRQEWRRLFAELYGTFLLVLVAAGGGMMGQAFPGVIDRSAAVTAPGLMVLGVILFMGKVSGAHLNPAVSIAFALRGDFPWWRVPGYIVVQLAGAALAALVLRAVIGVSATAGSNYPASGYSTWAAFWMEAILTLGLVSVILGTASGAQNVGLFGAFGVGAYIVLAGLWGSPLSGASMNPARTFGPDLVGWDFTDYWVYLAGPLAGAVAAVGLAFLLRGRGGGASGSAAAQGALFTEVSDGDR
- a CDS encoding AMP-binding protein; amino-acid sequence: MTERTSTTNFRRARDQLLELRSDHPGASAAFVWPDVGDSFNWAVDWFDVIGTGNDKTALWIVEEDGRELKVSFDEMVTRSDQVASWLLTHGVRKGDHVMLMLGNQVELWETMLAIMKVGAVILPTSTVLGTTDLADRVLRAGVQHVIANTEDTAKFDGVDGGFSRICVGEPAAGWTDYADSLRAATGKVDVPVGSDDPSLIYFTSGTTSKPKMVVHSQTSYPVGHLTTMYWLGLRPGDVHLAISSPGWGKHAWSCFFSPWIAEATVFIYNYSRFDPAALASQLHRAAVSTFCAPPTVWRMLIQSDVGAKPANLREILSAGEPLNPEVISQIQRAWGLTIRDGYGQTETTAIVGNVPGSRLKAGSMGLPLPGVAVVLVDPITGELTEEGEICLDLTTLAVNLMSGYHGDTTRSAEVLRDGYFHTGDVANRDENGYLTFIGRTDDIFKSSDYKVSPFEVESVLIEHPAVMEAAVVPAPDDTRLNIAKAYVALAAGWAPDAETALAVLRHARNGLPPYMRVRRVEFFELPKTNSGKIRRVELRARENDAAAANVRLAEEWRDDQFPELKKRS